From a region of the Streptomyces sp. NBC_01454 genome:
- a CDS encoding CHAD domain-containing protein — protein sequence MTPGGAGVAQRHDQQTGGPAGLIGIGYEPGGAPGARSAVVDAPCADDGSPRGTSPGPLMTHGSGDADGTGADPGTGLTARTAEEVLAGYLHQQAADFLRSLRLHRESGADAEGAGDAARQLRRAARRISATLHTYRPLTEEAWADQLRAELGWLSGTLAREQACAARRDRLMAALQRLTGRGERPDRGGPDDRDQAKRDQRNRRDRTPPGRAATAAAAPPAVSDTASDAATEPDPDGALAAGAARAGALLDRQLTLARTRAHSAALQALGSSRFHAVADSVAVLASEAPPAGKNAELPAAEALPPLADQAYRRLVEAVATLPLSRAGYPYNAAALAADQRQDAPWHQVRMLVRLSRYAREVIAPEYAEQRLAEAGRALEWHRDAAEAAAAATAAARTPRIAPATAYALGVLHADQRHEVEAARYAFGRVWLPRTPERTG from the coding sequence TTGACGCCCGGAGGCGCCGGCGTGGCCCAGCGACATGACCAGCAGACCGGAGGGCCGGCGGGTCTTATCGGCATCGGATACGAGCCCGGCGGGGCGCCCGGAGCCCGTTCCGCCGTGGTGGACGCACCCTGCGCGGACGACGGCAGCCCCCGCGGCACCTCACCCGGACCGCTGATGACCCACGGCTCGGGGGACGCCGACGGCACCGGCGCCGACCCCGGCACCGGCCTCACCGCCCGCACCGCCGAGGAGGTCCTCGCCGGCTATCTGCACCAGCAGGCCGCGGACTTCCTGCGCAGTCTGCGGCTGCACCGCGAGAGCGGCGCGGACGCGGAGGGCGCCGGCGACGCGGCCCGGCAGCTGCGCCGCGCCGCCCGCCGGATCAGCGCCACCCTGCACACCTACCGGCCGCTGACCGAGGAGGCCTGGGCCGACCAGCTCCGCGCCGAACTCGGCTGGCTGTCCGGCACCCTGGCCCGCGAACAGGCCTGCGCGGCCCGCCGGGACCGGCTGATGGCGGCCCTGCAACGGCTCACGGGCCGGGGGGAGCGGCCCGACCGCGGCGGCCCCGACGACCGGGACCAGGCGAAGCGCGACCAGCGGAACCGGCGGGACCGTACGCCACCGGGGCGCGCCGCCACGGCGGCCGCCGCCCCGCCCGCCGTCTCTGACACCGCCTCCGACGCCGCCACCGAGCCGGACCCCGACGGCGCCCTGGCGGCCGGTGCCGCGCGGGCCGGGGCGCTGCTCGACCGCCAGCTCACCCTCGCCCGCACCCGCGCCCACTCCGCCGCACTCCAGGCCCTGGGCTCCTCCCGCTTCCACGCCGTCGCCGACTCCGTGGCGGTGCTCGCCTCCGAGGCCCCGCCGGCCGGCAAGAACGCCGAACTGCCCGCCGCCGAGGCGCTGCCGCCGCTCGCCGACCAGGCGTACCGGCGGCTGGTGGAGGCGGTGGCCACGCTGCCGCTGTCCCGCGCCGGCTACCCGTACAACGCCGCCGCGCTCGCTGCCGACCAGCGCCAGGACGCGCCTTGGCACCAGGTACGGATGCTGGTGCGGCTGAGCCGTTACGCCCGGGAGGTCATCGCTCCGGAGTACGCCGAGCAACGACTGGCGGAGGCGGGCCGGGCCCTGGAGTGGCACCGCGACGCCGCGGAGGCGGCCGCCGCGGCCACCGCCGCGGCCCGCACCCCCCGCATCGCCCCGGCCACCGCCTACGCCCTCGGCGTGCTCCACGCCGACCAGCGGCACGAGGTGGAGGCGGCCCGCTACGCCTTCGGC